One region of Catenuloplanes indicus genomic DNA includes:
- a CDS encoding BTAD domain-containing putative transcriptional regulator has protein sequence MRRYAVLGPTEVLDGDRPVHLGGPLPRRLLTALIAAEGAAVPDDRLSEAVWPGRPPGRAATLQVYVSRLRRALGDGVLVRTGGGYALAVPPGATDAGRFRQLAADGRALAAADRPAQAREVFEEALLLWRGEPYADLPGAAAREPLIALREAVLEESAEAGLAAGQHARAVAELEALTRAEPYRERRWALFALALYRSGRQADALDAMRRMRELLADELGVDPGPELRRLERRILSQDPELTGAPGRPARPLSSFVGRDADLRLLDKLASGHRLVTVAGPAGVGKTRLIIEYAAGVTGEAWLARLADVTDPALITSAIAAATGVTGTVSDPLDRVARALAGRDGLLLLDNCEHLPGAVAEVALALLARAPGLRVLATSRAPLGVDGEQILPLGPLAVDDAVALLGDRIRAVRPAWAARGPDEPDVRRLATALDGIPLALELAAARARTLSLRELIEHLGDRFALLGHIPRGLPNPHATLQAAIAWSVDLLAPVERERLLRLWPFEGGLPLTAAAAVWSAAPLAAVETLDALVGQSVVTADPSGPPARYLLLETVRAFCRAADPDPAASRENHAAWVRDLVATASADLLGARSAEAMRVLHRELPNIRAAIAHDLDRAPEAALRTGAALMWFWIRGGLVDEGRDVLSGALRAAAGAPAADVHRARAALAGLIAVSGEMGTARAMLVDTAARLGAGGDERLLGEVRYYESMAHLWDGDPASALEAATEAHRLAVETGTEWLIPSAAAVRGAALIGSGRVTDGRRQLRAAAEGAVHVGQFWTAALSDLMLAQTLDGRPAEALSLLRSAVRTFRREDDLNSVLAVLEHAAVVLDALGDTGRAALLRAAVHHHLTRFGVRAGRTYIGTVTPAGPGPAAPPADPPSLSEAIAALESE, from the coding sequence GTGCGACGCTACGCGGTGCTCGGCCCCACCGAGGTCCTCGACGGCGACCGCCCGGTCCACCTCGGCGGTCCGCTGCCCCGGCGGCTGCTCACCGCGCTGATCGCGGCCGAGGGCGCCGCCGTCCCCGACGACCGGCTCAGCGAGGCGGTCTGGCCCGGCCGCCCTCCCGGCCGGGCCGCCACGCTGCAGGTCTACGTGTCCCGGCTGCGCCGCGCGCTCGGCGACGGCGTGCTCGTGCGCACCGGCGGCGGGTACGCGCTCGCCGTCCCTCCCGGCGCCACCGACGCCGGCCGGTTCCGGCAGCTGGCCGCGGACGGCCGGGCGCTCGCGGCGGCGGACCGCCCGGCCCAGGCCCGGGAGGTGTTCGAGGAGGCGCTGCTGCTGTGGCGCGGCGAACCGTACGCGGACCTGCCCGGCGCCGCCGCCCGGGAGCCGCTGATCGCGCTGCGCGAGGCGGTCCTGGAGGAGAGCGCCGAGGCCGGGCTGGCCGCCGGCCAGCACGCCCGGGCCGTCGCCGAGCTGGAGGCGCTGACCCGCGCCGAACCGTACCGGGAACGCCGCTGGGCGCTGTTCGCGCTCGCGCTCTACCGCTCCGGCCGGCAGGCCGACGCGCTCGACGCGATGCGCCGCATGCGCGAGCTGCTCGCCGACGAGCTCGGCGTCGACCCCGGCCCGGAGCTGCGACGGCTGGAACGCCGGATCCTCAGCCAGGACCCGGAGTTGACCGGGGCACCGGGCCGGCCCGCCCGGCCGCTGTCGTCGTTCGTGGGCCGGGACGCCGACCTGCGCCTGCTGGACAAGCTCGCCTCCGGTCATCGCCTGGTCACGGTCGCCGGCCCGGCCGGCGTCGGCAAGACCCGCCTGATCATCGAGTACGCCGCCGGCGTCACCGGCGAGGCCTGGCTGGCCCGGCTGGCCGACGTCACCGACCCGGCGCTGATCACGTCCGCGATCGCGGCTGCGACCGGCGTCACCGGAACGGTCAGCGACCCGCTGGACCGCGTCGCCCGCGCGCTCGCCGGCCGGGACGGGCTGCTGCTGCTGGACAACTGCGAGCACCTGCCCGGCGCGGTCGCCGAGGTCGCGCTGGCGCTGCTCGCCCGGGCACCCGGCCTGCGCGTGCTGGCCACCTCGCGGGCCCCGCTCGGCGTGGACGGCGAGCAGATCCTGCCGCTCGGCCCGCTGGCCGTCGACGACGCGGTCGCGCTGCTCGGCGACCGGATCCGCGCCGTCCGGCCGGCCTGGGCCGCGCGCGGGCCGGACGAGCCGGACGTGCGCCGGCTCGCCACCGCGCTGGACGGCATCCCGCTCGCGCTGGAACTCGCGGCGGCCCGCGCGCGCACGCTCAGCCTCCGCGAGTTGATCGAGCACCTAGGCGACCGGTTCGCGCTGCTCGGCCACATCCCGCGCGGCCTGCCGAACCCGCACGCGACGCTGCAGGCCGCGATCGCCTGGAGCGTCGACCTACTCGCCCCGGTGGAACGCGAACGGCTGCTGCGGCTGTGGCCGTTCGAGGGCGGGCTGCCGCTCACCGCGGCCGCCGCGGTCTGGTCGGCCGCGCCGCTCGCCGCCGTGGAGACGCTCGACGCACTGGTCGGCCAGTCGGTCGTCACCGCCGACCCGAGCGGGCCACCGGCCCGGTACCTGCTGCTGGAGACGGTCCGCGCGTTCTGCCGCGCGGCCGACCCCGACCCGGCCGCCAGCCGGGAGAACCATGCCGCCTGGGTACGGGACCTGGTCGCCACGGCGTCGGCGGATCTGCTCGGCGCGCGGTCCGCCGAGGCGATGCGCGTGCTGCACCGCGAGCTGCCGAACATCCGCGCGGCGATCGCGCACGACCTGGACCGGGCGCCCGAGGCCGCACTGCGTACCGGCGCGGCCCTGATGTGGTTCTGGATCCGCGGCGGTCTGGTCGACGAGGGCCGGGACGTGCTGTCCGGTGCGCTCCGGGCCGCGGCCGGTGCACCGGCCGCGGACGTCCACCGGGCGCGCGCCGCACTCGCCGGACTGATCGCGGTCAGCGGCGAGATGGGCACGGCCCGCGCCATGCTGGTGGACACGGCCGCGCGGCTGGGGGCCGGCGGCGACGAACGCCTGCTCGGCGAGGTCCGCTACTACGAGTCGATGGCGCACCTGTGGGACGGCGATCCGGCGAGCGCGCTGGAGGCCGCGACCGAGGCGCACCGGCTGGCCGTGGAGACCGGCACCGAATGGCTCATCCCGTCCGCGGCGGCGGTCCGCGGCGCCGCGCTGATCGGGTCCGGCCGGGTGACGGACGGCCGGCGGCAGCTGCGGGCGGCCGCGGAGGGCGCGGTCCACGTCGGCCAGTTCTGGACCGCGGCGCTCAGCGACCTCATGCTCGCCCAGACGCTGGACGGCCGCCCGGCGGAGGCGCTGTCGCTGCTGCGCAGCGCGGTGCGCACGTTCCGCCGCGAGGACGACCTGAACAGCGTGCTGGCCGTGCTCGAGCACGCCGCGGTGGTGCTGGACGCGCTCGGCGACACCGGCCGGGCCGCACTGCTGCGGGCCGCGGTGCATCACCACCTGACCCGGTTCGGGGTCCGGGCCGGCCGCACCTACATCGGCACGGTCACACCGGCCGGACCCGGCCCGGCCGCACCACCGGCCGATCCACCGTCGCTGAGCGAGGCGATCGCGGCGCTGGAGTCAGAGTGA
- a CDS encoding SRPBCC family protein, with protein sequence MPVVESSITVPVPPEVAFAVSQTVAPVRYRWDPFVRRQYLMDGAARPGKGVRTFTRSRHGLSMVSEYVSFAPPTNVGMKMVRGPWFFEMFAGGWRFAPAGTPGHTVATWRYSFRCRPVWLRPVADRIGVWLLTRDINKRIRGYARGCTDPAVLASL encoded by the coding sequence GTGCCCGTGGTCGAGTCGAGCATCACCGTACCCGTACCGCCGGAGGTGGCCTTTGCGGTGTCGCAGACGGTGGCGCCGGTGCGGTACCGGTGGGATCCGTTCGTGCGCCGGCAGTACCTGATGGACGGCGCGGCCCGGCCGGGCAAGGGCGTGCGCACGTTCACCCGGTCCCGGCACGGGCTGAGCATGGTCAGCGAGTACGTGTCGTTCGCGCCGCCGACGAACGTGGGCATGAAGATGGTGCGCGGGCCGTGGTTCTTCGAGATGTTCGCCGGTGGCTGGCGGTTCGCACCGGCGGGCACGCCCGGTCACACGGTGGCGACCTGGCGGTACAGCTTCCGCTGCCGCCCGGTCTGGCTCCGCCCGGTCGCCGACCGGATCGGCGTCTGGCTGCTGACCAGGGACATCAACAAACGCATCCGGGGGTACGCGCGGGGCTGCACCGATCCGGCCGTGCTCGCGTCACTCTGA
- a CDS encoding GNAT family N-acetyltransferase translates to MPELIPPTTALHAEWLAAHREWGPGTHEDGFGLLPMDRPETPAGFAAWIARLAATPDCTYRWIVDGTEVVGGIALRHALSGAAASMGHIGYGIRPSARRRGLGGWALERMLAHARELGLDRVLLVCLVDNVASARLIERHGGVLDGAPDVVRRYWIRLAA, encoded by the coding sequence ATGCCGGAGCTGATCCCGCCCACGACCGCGCTGCACGCCGAGTGGCTGGCCGCGCATCGCGAGTGGGGACCGGGCACGCACGAGGACGGCTTCGGGCTGCTGCCGATGGACCGGCCGGAGACGCCCGCCGGGTTCGCCGCCTGGATCGCCCGGCTGGCGGCCACACCGGACTGCACGTACCGGTGGATCGTCGACGGCACCGAGGTGGTGGGGGGCATCGCGCTGCGCCACGCGCTGTCCGGCGCCGCCGCGTCGATGGGCCACATCGGGTACGGGATCCGGCCGTCCGCGCGCCGGCGCGGGCTCGGCGGCTGGGCGCTGGAGCGGATGCTCGCGCACGCCCGGGAACTCGGCCTCGACCGGGTGCTGCTGGTCTGCCTGGTGGACAACGTGGCCTCCGCCCGCCTGATCGAACGCCACGGCGGCGTCCTCGACGGCGCGCCCGATGTCGTCCGGCGGTACTGGATTAGGTTGGCGGCATGA
- a CDS encoding DUF4956 domain-containing protein yields the protein MQQLLVIAVDLVAIGVLVFAVYFPRHHRRDLVAAFLGVNIGVLAVSLVLASSTVGVGLGLGLFGVLSIIRLRSDEIAQHEVAYYFAALALGLLAGLSGTVTPLTAGLMALVVAALVAGDHPALFRRHRAQTLRLDSAHTDEAALTAHLEILLGARVLNVSIKNVDLVNDTTLAEVRYLVSPRRARVADRGPALERIEAGR from the coding sequence GTGCAGCAGCTGCTCGTCATCGCGGTGGACCTGGTCGCCATCGGTGTCCTGGTCTTCGCCGTCTACTTCCCCCGCCACCACCGCCGGGACCTGGTCGCCGCGTTCCTCGGCGTCAACATCGGCGTGCTGGCCGTCTCGCTCGTGCTCGCCTCGTCCACGGTCGGTGTCGGGCTCGGCCTCGGGCTGTTCGGCGTACTGTCGATCATCCGGCTGCGGTCGGACGAGATCGCCCAGCACGAGGTCGCGTACTACTTCGCGGCGCTCGCGCTGGGCCTGCTCGCGGGGTTGAGCGGCACGGTCACGCCGCTGACCGCCGGGCTGATGGCGCTGGTCGTGGCCGCGCTGGTGGCCGGTGACCACCCGGCGCTGTTCCGCCGGCACCGCGCCCAGACGCTGCGGCTGGACAGCGCGCACACCGACGAGGCCGCGCTCACCGCGCACCTGGAGATCCTGCTCGGCGCGCGGGTGCTGAACGTGTCGATCAAGAACGTCGACCTGGTCAACGACACCACGCTCGCGGAGGTCCGCTACCTGGTGTCGCCGCGCCGCGCCCGGGTCGCCGACCGCGGACCGGCCCTGGAACGGATCGAGGCCGGGCGGTGA
- a CDS encoding VTC domain-containing protein, protein MRPITLDELVARAALLHRVDRKYVLAGADLSAFLDRLGDDTRVLEIDGRRTFRYRSDYLDTPALTAYLGAAHRRRRRFKIRFRRYEESGARFIEVKTRGRRGGTVKERMPHDDAALTPDGLAYVVRTLGAAGIAAAGLSLTPALTSRYRRTTLFLPGCGARVTVDEDLCWELPDGTARRVPDRFVVETKSTGGASEADRVLWSLGRRPCPISKYATGLAALRPGLPANRWRPVLRRLAPVPTADHHHLTVPLKGSRA, encoded by the coding sequence GTGAGGCCGATCACGCTGGACGAGCTGGTCGCGCGCGCCGCGCTGCTGCACCGGGTCGACCGCAAGTACGTGCTCGCCGGCGCGGACCTGAGCGCGTTCCTCGACCGGCTCGGCGACGACACCCGGGTGCTGGAGATCGACGGCCGCCGCACGTTCCGCTACCGCTCCGACTACCTGGACACGCCCGCGCTGACCGCCTATCTCGGTGCGGCACACCGCCGGCGCCGCAGATTCAAGATCAGATTCCGCCGGTACGAGGAGAGCGGCGCCCGGTTCATCGAGGTGAAGACGCGCGGGCGCCGGGGCGGCACGGTCAAGGAACGCATGCCGCACGACGACGCCGCGCTCACCCCGGACGGCCTCGCCTACGTCGTCCGGACGCTCGGCGCGGCCGGTATCGCCGCCGCCGGACTGTCCCTGACACCGGCACTGACCAGCCGGTACCGCCGCACCACGCTCTTCCTGCCGGGCTGCGGCGCACGGGTGACCGTCGACGAGGACCTGTGCTGGGAGCTGCCGGACGGCACCGCACGCCGGGTCCCGGACCGGTTCGTGGTCGAGACCAAGTCCACCGGTGGTGCCTCCGAGGCCGACCGGGTGCTCTGGTCGCTCGGCCGCCGGCCGTGCCCGATCTCCAAGTACGCCACCGGCCTGGCCGCGCTCCGGCCCGGCCTGCCCGCCAACCGCTGGCGGCCGGTCCTGCGCCGGCTCGCCCCCGTACCCACCGCAGACCACCACCACCTGACCGTCCCGCTGAAAGGCAGCCGAGCATGA
- a CDS encoding carbohydrate-binding domain-containing protein, whose protein sequence is MKPIRKKIVAAVTSLVLAGAMLTGCSATTASPAASEETAVAAAYVDGAQTAEAVLAANTAVHTADAGYDASTAAGITLTGSSATVDGDGVTVDGGTVTITASGTYRISGTLTDGQIVVAADGATVTLVLDGATISSSSTAAIAVTAAERVVVVLADGTTSTLSDTSAYAADADVNAALFSAADLTIAGAGALVVHGNGNDGIAGKDGLLITAGTITVEAADDGIRGKDYLAVTGGAITVTAGGDGLKADNDTAADAGYVLVSGGTVTATAGGDGVDAVTDVVLTGGTVTVTAGGGHGAQASEDTSTKGVKSGVVTVLEGGTVAADAADDAVHSDGSVHLSGATVTLAAGDDAVHAENALVVDGGAVEVSTSGEGLEAADITVAAGSVHVVADDDGLNASGGTSTGGGRGGEMAAGDFSVTVTGGTLVIDANGDGLDSNGTATISGGTVVVNGPAGQGNGALDVNGTLTVTGGVLVAAGSSGTAVAPSADSAQGWVSVTFDSTVAAGTTLQLTDADGTVVATFTTSKDLQNLVFSSERITSGEEYTVYRGGSASGGSTGGLAGAGELGSATQVATATAGEAPAGGHGPGPRG, encoded by the coding sequence ATGAAGCCCATCCGTAAGAAGATCGTCGCCGCCGTGACGTCGCTGGTCCTGGCCGGCGCGATGCTGACCGGCTGCTCGGCCACCACCGCCTCGCCGGCCGCGTCCGAGGAGACGGCCGTGGCCGCCGCGTACGTCGACGGCGCGCAGACCGCCGAGGCCGTGCTCGCGGCGAACACCGCGGTGCACACCGCGGACGCCGGGTACGACGCGTCCACCGCGGCCGGGATCACGCTCACCGGCTCGTCCGCGACCGTGGACGGCGACGGCGTCACCGTCGACGGCGGCACGGTCACGATCACGGCGTCCGGGACGTACCGGATCAGCGGCACGCTCACCGACGGCCAGATCGTGGTGGCCGCGGACGGCGCCACGGTCACGCTCGTGCTGGACGGCGCCACGATCTCCAGCAGCAGCACGGCCGCGATCGCGGTCACCGCCGCCGAGCGCGTCGTGGTGGTCCTGGCCGACGGCACCACCAGCACGCTCTCCGACACCTCGGCGTACGCCGCCGACGCCGACGTCAACGCCGCCCTGTTCAGCGCCGCGGACCTGACCATCGCCGGTGCCGGTGCACTGGTCGTGCACGGCAACGGCAACGACGGCATCGCCGGCAAGGACGGCCTGCTGATCACCGCCGGCACGATCACGGTCGAGGCGGCGGACGACGGCATCCGCGGCAAGGACTACCTGGCGGTGACCGGCGGCGCGATCACGGTCACCGCCGGCGGCGACGGGCTCAAAGCGGACAACGACACCGCCGCCGACGCCGGCTACGTCCTGGTCAGCGGCGGCACGGTCACGGCCACCGCGGGCGGCGACGGCGTCGACGCGGTCACCGACGTGGTGCTCACCGGCGGCACGGTCACGGTCACGGCCGGCGGCGGGCACGGCGCCCAGGCGAGCGAGGACACCTCGACGAAGGGCGTCAAGTCCGGCGTGGTCACGGTCCTGGAGGGCGGCACGGTCGCGGCCGACGCCGCCGACGACGCGGTGCACAGCGACGGCTCCGTGCACCTGTCCGGCGCCACGGTGACGCTCGCGGCCGGCGACGACGCCGTACACGCGGAGAACGCCCTGGTCGTGGACGGCGGCGCGGTCGAGGTCAGCACGTCCGGCGAGGGCCTGGAGGCCGCGGACATCACGGTCGCGGCCGGCAGCGTGCACGTGGTCGCCGACGACGACGGCCTGAACGCGTCCGGCGGCACGTCCACCGGCGGCGGCCGCGGCGGCGAGATGGCCGCGGGCGACTTCTCGGTCACGGTCACCGGCGGCACGCTGGTCATCGACGCGAACGGCGACGGCCTCGACTCCAACGGCACGGCCACGATCAGCGGCGGGACCGTCGTGGTCAACGGCCCGGCCGGCCAGGGCAACGGCGCGCTGGACGTCAACGGCACGCTCACCGTCACCGGCGGCGTGCTGGTCGCGGCCGGCAGCTCCGGCACGGCGGTGGCGCCGTCCGCCGACTCCGCGCAGGGCTGGGTCTCGGTCACGTTCGACTCCACGGTCGCGGCCGGGACGACGCTGCAGCTGACCGACGCGGACGGCACCGTGGTCGCCACCTTCACCACCTCGAAGGACCTGCAGAACCTGGTCTTCTCCTCCGAGCGGATCACCAGCGGCGAGGAGTACACGGTCTACCGCGGCGGGTCCGCCTCCGGTGGCAGCACCGGCGGCCTGGCCGGGGCCGGTGAGCTCGGCTCCGCGACCCAGGTCGCCACGGCCACCGCGGGCGAGGCGCCGGCCGGTGGCCACGGCCCGGGGCCGCGCGGATGA